tCCCCAAATCTGAGTTGTCATGCAGCGTGTTTAGCTGGAGGAGAACTGCTCCATCGACTTGGCTTGCTTCGATGGGGTTTGATATGGGATACTTGATATTCAGTAATATTGTCAATTCGATGGCTCCAAATATGAACAAATCTTCAATTGAACTGCACTGTATAATGACAgcattgtcttctgtagagctgctatATAGCTGAATCAAGTTTGTTATATAATTGATGAATACTGCAACATTGACAACCGAGTTGAATAGTGACACAATTGTCTTTGTAGAACATATTTGATGAGGTCTGCATTACtgattctgttattttcctgtttataacTACGAAGCTGCTTTGTATTGTATACAGCGTTGTAGAAATAAAGGTGAGTTGACTTTTGGAATAGAGCCAGTAACTCACAAAGTAATAAAGAGCCTCAATTTGGTCCAGGAAAACACATTCTGTTCCTTTTTCTGCACCGTCTTTGGACACGTCTCCGGCGGGAAGCAGGAAACCCTCGTTCAGCAGTCCGGTGGCCAGCATCAGTCCCTCGGCTCTGTTTCTGGCCTTCCCCTCAGAAATCAGCCAGTCGATCACTGAGTTTCCTACCAGCGGATCCACCACAAGACATTTACAGGTCaacaacactcacaaaaacaGAGATTACAGAGATTACACAGAGCTGTTCCTCTGGGGAAAACACCCCGGTGCTGTGTCAAGGCAATACTTCTCCTTTTCAGAAGTAAGACAGGTTTGGACTAGTTTTTCATTTTACCACTTGAGCTGAAGTGAATATCTTACCTGTGAAACAGTGATTGAACAGCCTTTTATCCTTCTCTACCTTCAGCTCTTTAACTCCACTGTCTTGATCTTTCATTAAAACATAGAGCTCActgcagacagacagaacaaagaCCAACAGGTTTATCATTTACAGCAGGGTCTTTAAAGCTTTACTTATCATCTGTTTCTAGCTGAATGCAGCCTCTCTCTTATTCAGTCATAAAAAGTGAACAGTTTGCATAAGGTGAGCTGAAttcaaaacagacaaatatttcAAATCTGTTGAAGCTTTATAACTGAAATCACTGTGTAATAATAATACCTCAGGTTAACATTTTCCGGTAAGCGAATGGATCGGCGCGTTGACTTCCTGGCAAACTTCTTGCCTCCCTGTAAACAGGTGAGGGCTCTCTTGATATCTTTAACCCAAAGCTCCCTCTCCTCAAGGTGGGTCGCTTGAAAGAAATGGTCCTGGTTCTTAGCTGTACTGACCTTGAACACTAGCTGTTCAGAAAAAGCATACGAAAGATATTCATGAAAAACTCTAGATATGTCAGCAGTATACTGGTATTAAAGATGTGTGATTCCTTCACCGTTCTTTTAGTGAAATCCTGGCACGGGCTGGTCAGTCTCGCACCCTTCAGAGGGATCATTCCCTTCGGACTGTTGTCTGTCTTCTTCTTGTAATACTCAATGGCATCGTCTGCTAACACCACCCACAACACCTTCCATGAGTTGAGCACAGTCCCCTGCAAAACAAGAACCTTTCAGCGCTGTAGCTTCCTGAAATGGCCAAAGCAAATGCTGAATACAAATGCAGTAGTAGACTTGAGCTATAAACAAATCCCCAGCTAAAAGAAACATATTGTTTGATATGAAGCATTGCATCAACACTGGTTGAATTTCAGTATGCAAAAGAATTTCAGTAAAGTGGAAACATTCAATTTAGGCCATTTTCAGTTCTGTATTTCAGCTCACACACACAGTTGTGGGTTGATTTGTACTATACTTTCAGATGCAGGTCCCAGTGCTTCTCAAAGACAGGAATATTATGAAATGCTATTAGGGGTTCAATCCAAATtgtgtgaaaaaaatgaaatgtattaaacatGCTCCAAAAGGAGGGTGTTTCCACTTCTATTCCCAAAATAGAACAACTTCAtggaaaaacatgacaaaatatcaGCACTATCAACCATGGTATTGTCATGGTGCATGTTTAAAAACCAAAAGAGTACAGCCTGCCTTGATACTTGTAACTAAATTGTTCAGTGCACTGCAAGATACTGCCAAAGTCTCAAAAACTTTAATTAATTGATCACCTAGCCAAATGCTGTTTTGGGTtaatctgaaaaaagaaaaaaaaatctataattttgtctATATACATTCATGACTTTCTAAAACATCCAGGTTATAAAATGTTCAGTTTTACAACTGAAGATGGTGTTTGGATGAACACGGAAACAACTTGCCGTTTCTTTTCACGTAGTCCAGTGATTTTAaataaaagagtttttttttttacttggcagTAAAATATCCTTTTAAGGTCACCAGTGAAATTGACACTGACACATTTTACAGAAA
Above is a genomic segment from Carassius carassius chromosome 30, fCarCar2.1, whole genome shotgun sequence containing:
- the LOC132111000 gene encoding pleckstrin-like; this encodes MEPTTIREGYLVKKGTVLNSWKVLWVVLADDAIEYYKKKTDNSPKGMIPLKGARLTSPCQDFTKRTLVFKVSTAKNQDHFFQATHLEERELWVKDIKRALTCLQGGKKFARKSTRRSIRLPENVNLSELYVLMKDQDSGVKELKVEKDKRLFNHCFTGNSVIDWLISEGKARNRAEGLMLATGLLNEGFLLPAGDVSKDGAEKGTECVFLDQIEALYYFADSGFFCEGYSSDEDVILKEEFRGAIVKQGLLLKQGHRRKNWKVRKFILRDDPAYIHYYDPTKGEDDPLGSIHLRGSVVTAVEYVPDVKRQVVDGNLFEIITSDEVHYYLQAATGDERKDWIKAVQSVAKMGK